Proteins encoded by one window of Arabidopsis thaliana chromosome 2, partial sequence:
- the PDV2 gene encoding plastid division2 (PLASTID DIVISION2 (PDV2); FUNCTIONS IN: molecular_function unknown; INVOLVED IN: plastid fission; EXPRESSED IN: 23 plant structures; EXPRESSED DURING: 13 growth stages; BEST Arabidopsis thaliana protein match is: plastid division1 (TAIR:AT5G53280.1); Has 92 Blast hits to 92 proteins in 15 species: Archae - 0; Bacteria - 0; Metazoa - 2; Fungi - 2; Plants - 86; Viruses - 0; Other Eukaryotes - 2 (source: NCBI BLink).) — MEDEEGIGLILARATELRLKISDCIDNSSTTVSDNGDGNEDLSPGEGRKSEIIGNQDKDFDSISSEDVDEAEAERLLRIRDALEALESQLASLQNLRQRQQYEKQLALSEIDYSRKMLLEKLKEYKGKDFEVLRETTTFAGERVDYENDLLLPPYPVHPPLSLGLDNNNGYLSHLPSKKKSDANGFGSGHVRNEAEAKSPNGGSGGSSHGVIRFLGSVAKIVLPIIGVISLLSASGYGPEMRKRGASLNLFGLLPHRATRGKRTPNQCPPGKVLVIEDGEARCLVKERVEIPFDSVVAKRDVTYGYG; from the exons ATGGAAGACGAAGAAGGCATCGGGTTAATTTTAGCCAGAGCCACCGAGCTCAGACTCAAGATCAGCGATTGTATCGATAACTCCAGTACCACCGTCAGCGACAACGGCGATGGAAACGAGGATCTTTCTCccggagaaggaagaaaaagcgAGATTATTGGGAATCAAGACAAGGATTTTGACTCAATCAGCTCTGAGGATGTAGATGAAGCAGAAGCTGAACGGCTTTTGCGTATTCGTGATGCTCTTGAAGCTCTTGAGTCTCAGCTTGCTTCTTTACAG AATCTAAGGCAAAGACAACAATATGAGAAGCAACTGGCTCTCTCTGAGATTGATTACAGTAGGAAAATGTTGCTTGAGAAGCTTAAGGAGTACAAAGGGAAAGATTTTGAAGTGTTACGTGAGACTACGACTTTTGCTGGTGAAAGAGTTGATTATGAGAATGATCTTTTACTTCCTCCTTATCCTGTCCATCCTCCTCTCTCCCTTGgtttagataataataatgGTTACCTATCTCACTTACCTTCGAAGAAGAAATCGGATGCGAATGGGTTCGGCTCAGGACATGTGAGGAACGAGGCAGAGGCGAAAAGTCCCAACGGAGGATCTGGAGGTTCGAGTCATGGGGTTATTCGCTTCTTAGGCTCTGTCGCAAAGATCGTGCTTCCAATCATCGGTGTTATCTCTCTATTGTCTGCATCAGGATATGGTCCAGAGATGAGGAAAAGAGGCGCTTCCTTGAACCTTTTTGGACTTCTCCCGCACCGAGCTACCAGAGGGAAGAGAACACCTAACCAATGTCCACCAGGGAAAGTTCTTGTGATTGAAGATGGAGAAGCACGGTGCCTTGTTAAGGAAAGAGTCGAAATACCATTTGACTCTGTTGTAGCGAAACGCGATGTAACTTACGGATACGGTTGa
- the PDV2 gene encoding plastid division2 has protein sequence MWGWFLVCGEQNLRQRQQYEKQLALSEIDYSRKMLLEKLKEYKGKDFEVLRETTTFAGERVDYENDLLLPPYPVHPPLSLGLDNNNGYLSHLPSKKKSDANGFGSGHVRNEAEAKSPNGGSGGSSHGVIRFLGSVAKIVLPIIGVISLLSASGYGPEMRKRGASLNLFGLLPHRATRGKRTPNQCPPGKVLVIEDGEARCLVKERVEIPFDSVVAKRDVTYGYG, from the coding sequence ATGTGGGgatggtttttggtttgtggtGAACAGAATCTAAGGCAAAGACAACAATATGAGAAGCAACTGGCTCTCTCTGAGATTGATTACAGTAGGAAAATGTTGCTTGAGAAGCTTAAGGAGTACAAAGGGAAAGATTTTGAAGTGTTACGTGAGACTACGACTTTTGCTGGTGAAAGAGTTGATTATGAGAATGATCTTTTACTTCCTCCTTATCCTGTCCATCCTCCTCTCTCCCTTGgtttagataataataatgGTTACCTATCTCACTTACCTTCGAAGAAGAAATCGGATGCGAATGGGTTCGGCTCAGGACATGTGAGGAACGAGGCAGAGGCGAAAAGTCCCAACGGAGGATCTGGAGGTTCGAGTCATGGGGTTATTCGCTTCTTAGGCTCTGTCGCAAAGATCGTGCTTCCAATCATCGGTGTTATCTCTCTATTGTCTGCATCAGGATATGGTCCAGAGATGAGGAAAAGAGGCGCTTCCTTGAACCTTTTTGGACTTCTCCCGCACCGAGCTACCAGAGGGAAGAGAACACCTAACCAATGTCCACCAGGGAAAGTTCTTGTGATTGAAGATGGAGAAGCACGGTGCCTTGTTAAGGAAAGAGTCGAAATACCATTTGACTCTGTTGTAGCGAAACGCGATGTAACTTACGGATACGGTTGa
- the HB1 gene encoding hemoglobin 1 (hemoglobin 1 (HB1); FUNCTIONS IN: oxygen binding; INVOLVED IN: response to hypoxia; LOCATED IN: cell wall, plasma membrane; EXPRESSED IN: 22 plant structures; EXPRESSED DURING: 14 growth stages; CONTAINS InterPro DOMAIN/s: Leghaemoglobin (InterPro:IPR001032), Globin-like (InterPro:IPR009050), Leghaemoglobin, iron-binding site (InterPro:IPR019824), Globin, subset (InterPro:IPR000971), Globin (InterPro:IPR012292); BEST Arabidopsis thaliana protein match is: haemoglobin 2 (TAIR:AT3G10520.1); Has 783 Blast hits to 745 proteins in 194 species: Archae - 0; Bacteria - 173; Metazoa - 274; Fungi - 3; Plants - 318; Viruses - 0; Other Eukaryotes - 15 (source: NCBI BLink).), producing MESEGKIVFTEEQEALVVKSWSVMKKNSAELGLKLFIKIFEIAPTTKKMFSFLRDSPIPAEQNPKLKPHAMSVFVMCCESAVQLRKTGKVTVRETTLKRLGASHSKYGVVDEHFEVAKYALLETIKEAVPEMWSPEMKVAWGQAYDHLVAAIKAEMNLSN from the exons ATGGAGAGTGAAGGAAAGATTGTGTTCACAGAAGAGCAAGAGGCTCTTGTAGTGAAGTCTTGGAGTGTCATGAAGAAAAACTCAGCTGAATTAGGTCTCAAACTCTTCATCAA GATCTTTGAGATTGCACCAACAACGAAGAAGATGTTCTCTTTCTTGAGAGACTCACCAATTCCTGCTGAGCAAAATCCAAAGCTCAAGCCTCACGCAATGTCTGTTTTTGTCATG TGTTGTGAATCAGCAGTACAACTGAGGAAAACAGGGAAAGTTACGGTGAGGGAGACTACTTTGAAGAGACTTGGAGCCAGCCATTCTAAATACGGTGTCGTTGACGAACACTTTGAG GTGGCCAAGTATGCATTGTTGGAGACGATAAAGGAGGCAGTGCCGGAGATGTGGTCACCGGAGATGAAGGTGGCTTGGGGTCAGGCTTATGATCACCTTGTTGCTGCCATTAAAGCTGAAATGAATCTTTCCAactaa